From one Nitrospirota bacterium genomic stretch:
- a CDS encoding PilZ domain-containing protein has protein sequence MLMLEPTTAYPIIIHFKDGRIDRGTLLSSLLAEGPLRYRPQTAADERRGVPRLPFLTEVKVDRVMVGRASDVSVRGMFLETLTPYAVGTVLHVALRVDTETIEAEARVVFADPGVGIGLEFKRLSAAVRHRLEAVLHRLAKTTQASPSSGRRTTERRDDAGTARRPWDGRKGERRSRTGLHELPPAEVDLANVKSVFFVDPAPNDNALPEWGADPMDRQVTVEFRDGETIHGTLREMSPDALGFFVALRLDERNTHSVYVVKSAVKSIQTVF, from the coding sequence ATGCTGATGCTGGAGCCGACCACCGCGTACCCGATCATCATCCACTTCAAAGACGGTCGGATCGATCGCGGCACGTTGCTGTCCTCGTTGTTGGCCGAAGGACCGCTCCGCTACCGTCCCCAGACCGCCGCCGATGAACGACGCGGCGTGCCGCGCCTGCCGTTTCTGACCGAGGTCAAAGTCGACCGCGTCATGGTCGGCCGCGCCAGCGACGTGAGCGTGCGAGGGATGTTTCTGGAAACACTGACGCCGTACGCGGTCGGGACCGTGCTCCACGTCGCGCTCCGGGTCGACACCGAGACCATCGAGGCCGAGGCGCGCGTGGTGTTTGCGGACCCCGGGGTGGGGATCGGGCTTGAGTTCAAACGGCTGTCCGCCGCGGTCCGGCATCGCCTGGAGGCGGTCTTGCACCGGCTGGCCAAAACCACCCAGGCTTCGCCGTCTTCGGGTCGCCGAACCACTGAACGACGCGATGACGCCGGGACCGCGCGACGGCCATGGGACGGACGCAAAGGAGAGCGCCGGTCCCGAACAGGCCTCCATGAGCTTCCGCCCGCTGAGGTTGACCTGGCCAACGTCAAGTCGGTTTTTTTTGTGGATCCCGCCCCGAACGACAACGCCCTCCCGGAGTGGGGAGCGGATCCCATGGACCGGCAGGTCACCGTGGAGTTCCGGGACGGCGAGACGATCCACGGGACGCTGCGCGAGATGTCGCCGGATGCGCTGGGCTTTTTCGTCGCGCTTCGCCTCGACGAACGCAACACGCACAGCGTCTACGTGGTCAAGTCAGCGGTGAAAAGCATCCAAACCGTGTTCTAA